From the Bacteroidota bacterium genome, one window contains:
- a CDS encoding cation:proton antiporter has product MILQIASNSIDTLQKIQATVEDSLQKSKVVETVSKLKGEEVLHFLVIVSIILIASRFLGEVFRKLKQPVVVGEILAGIIIGPSLLGTFYPDFFSDTFIADKRAFGAFDGLANIGVILLMFVAGMEVDLKQIREQGKQASIISLAGIAFPFALGFAVIWFFHDYILSTPSENKLVAAMFFGTALSITALAVIVKVLFDLKMIRTKVGGLVLTAAMVDDFLGWILFSIILQMMNSSRSEGSPGAIFVVLLFAIFMVTIGRWVVDKILAFTSRFLSPPGGIITVGICLCLLGAVFTEYLGIRGVFGAFLIGVAVGDSKHFSETTQHVLQQFIINIIAPLFFASVGLRVNFVTNFDLQVVLIILTIACIAKIVGAGVGSRLSGLGKNESMAIAFGMNARGSQEIVLGLIALQAGIIDEKVFVALVVMTMVTILIAGPLMKHYMEKHLKEGNLIPLEK; this is encoded by the coding sequence ATGATTTTACAAATAGCAAGCAATTCGATTGACACTTTGCAAAAAATTCAAGCAACGGTTGAAGATTCGCTTCAAAAAAGTAAAGTTGTTGAAACCGTTTCTAAACTTAAGGGCGAAGAAGTTTTACATTTCTTAGTCATTGTTAGTATCATCTTAATTGCGTCCAGATTTTTAGGAGAAGTGTTCCGTAAACTTAAGCAACCAGTTGTTGTGGGTGAGATTTTAGCAGGCATAATAATTGGCCCTTCCTTGTTAGGCACTTTTTATCCTGACTTTTTTTCTGATACTTTTATTGCTGATAAACGAGCCTTTGGCGCTTTTGATGGTTTAGCAAATATTGGTGTAATACTTTTAATGTTTGTAGCCGGTATGGAGGTCGATTTAAAACAAATCAGGGAACAAGGTAAGCAGGCATCTATTATTAGTCTGGCTGGCATCGCCTTTCCGTTTGCTTTAGGATTTGCCGTTATCTGGTTTTTTCATGATTACATCCTATCCACACCCAGCGAAAATAAATTAGTGGCGGCAATGTTTTTTGGGACAGCACTCTCCATTACAGCACTTGCTGTAATAGTGAAAGTATTGTTTGACTTAAAAATGATTCGCACCAAAGTTGGTGGTTTGGTTTTGACGGCAGCAATGGTTGATGATTTTCTAGGCTGGATTTTATTCTCAATTATTTTACAAATGATGAACTCATCCAGAAGTGAAGGTTCTCCGGGGGCAATTTTTGTTGTGCTTTTGTTTGCGATTTTTATGGTAACTATCGGACGCTGGGTAGTGGATAAAATTTTGGCATTTACTTCAAGATTCTTATCCCCTCCCGGAGGTATCATTACCGTTGGAATTTGCCTGTGCTTGCTAGGTGCGGTTTTTACAGAATATTTAGGTATTCGAGGTGTTTTTGGGGCATTTTTAATTGGTGTGGCTGTTGGTGATTCCAAACATTTTTCAGAAACTACTCAACATGTATTACAACAGTTTATTATCAATATCATCGCTCCATTGTTCTTTGCTTCGGTTGGCTTACGTGTGAACTTTGTAACCAATTTTGATTTGCAAGTTGTACTTATAATTCTAACTATTGCTTGTATTGCAAAAATTGTTGGCGCTGGTGTTGGAAGCCGTTTAAGCGGTCTTGGTAAAAACGAAAGTATGGCCATTGCATTTGGAATGAATGCACGTGGCTCACAAGAAATTGTTTTGGGTTTAATTGCATTACAAGCAGGAATTATTGATGAAAAAGTTTTTGTTGCATTAGTAGTAATGACCATGGTAACAATTTTAATTGCTGGTCCATTAATGAAACATTATATGGAAAAACACTTAAAAGAGGGTAATTTGATACCGCTTGAAAAGTAA